Proteins from a single region of Pseudomonas sp. 10S4:
- a CDS encoding IlvD/Edd family dehydratase — protein sequence MSDKKPTLRSAQWFGTADKNGFMYRSWMKNQGIADHQFHGKPIIGICNTWSELTPCNAHFRQIAEHVKRGVIEAGGFPVEFPVFSNGESNLRPTAMLTRNLASMDVEEAIRGNPIDGVVLLTGCDKTTPALLMGAASCDVPTIVVTGGPMLNGKHKGQDIGSGTVVWQLSEQVKAGTITIDDFLAAEGGMSRSAGTCNTMGTASTMACMAEALGTSLPHNAAIPAVDARRYVLAHMSGMRAVEMVREDLKLSKILTKEAFENAIRVNAAIGGSTNAVIHLKAIAGRIGVELDLDDWTRIGRGMPTIVDLQPSGRFLMEEFYYAGGLPAVLRRLGEANLIPNPNALTVNGKTLGENTKDAPIYGQDEVIRTLDNPIRADGGICVLRGNLAPLGAVLKPSAASAELMQHRGRAVVFENFDMYKARINDPELDVDANSILVMKNCGPKGYPGMAEVGNMGLPAKLLAQGVTDMVRISDARMSGTAYGTVVLHVAPEAAAGGPLAVVKEGDFIELDCANGRLHLDIPDAELAARMADLQPPPQLIVGGYRQLYIDHVLQADQGCDFDFLVGCRGSEVPRHSH from the coding sequence ATGTCTGATAAGAAACCCACCCTGCGCTCCGCCCAATGGTTTGGCACCGCCGACAAGAACGGCTTCATGTACCGCAGCTGGATGAAGAATCAGGGCATCGCCGACCACCAGTTCCACGGCAAGCCGATCATCGGCATCTGCAACACCTGGTCAGAACTGACCCCGTGCAACGCGCACTTCCGGCAGATTGCCGAGCACGTCAAACGCGGCGTGATCGAGGCTGGGGGCTTCCCGGTGGAATTCCCGGTGTTTTCCAACGGCGAATCGAACCTGCGCCCCACCGCCATGCTGACCCGCAACCTGGCGAGCATGGACGTTGAAGAAGCGATTCGCGGCAACCCGATTGACGGCGTGGTGCTGCTGACCGGTTGCGACAAAACCACCCCGGCCTTGCTGATGGGCGCGGCCAGTTGTGACGTGCCGACGATCGTCGTCACTGGCGGGCCGATGCTTAACGGCAAGCACAAAGGCCAGGATATTGGCTCGGGCACGGTGGTCTGGCAGCTCAGCGAACAGGTCAAGGCTGGCACCATTACCATCGACGATTTCCTTGCGGCCGAGGGCGGCATGTCCCGCTCGGCTGGCACCTGCAACACCATGGGCACCGCGTCGACCATGGCCTGCATGGCCGAAGCACTCGGCACTTCCCTGCCCCACAATGCGGCGATTCCGGCAGTGGATGCGCGGCGTTATGTATTGGCGCACATGTCCGGCATGCGCGCGGTGGAGATGGTCCGCGAAGACTTGAAGCTGTCGAAGATCCTGACCAAGGAAGCCTTCGAAAACGCCATTCGCGTGAACGCCGCCATCGGCGGTTCGACTAACGCCGTCATCCACTTGAAAGCCATCGCCGGGCGCATCGGCGTTGAATTGGACCTGGACGACTGGACCCGCATCGGGCGCGGCATGCCGACCATCGTCGACCTGCAACCGTCCGGGCGTTTCCTGATGGAAGAGTTCTACTACGCCGGTGGTTTGCCGGCGGTATTGCGCCGCCTCGGTGAAGCCAATCTGATCCCGAATCCGAACGCCTTGACGGTCAACGGCAAGACCCTCGGCGAGAACACCAAGGACGCGCCGATCTACGGCCAGGATGAAGTGATCCGCACCCTCGACAACCCGATCCGCGCCGACGGCGGCATCTGCGTGCTGCGCGGCAACCTCGCGCCGCTGGGTGCGGTGCTCAAGCCGTCCGCCGCCAGTGCTGAACTGATGCAACATCGCGGGCGTGCGGTGGTGTTCGAGAACTTCGACATGTACAAGGCGCGGATCAACGACCCGGAACTGGACGTGGATGCCAACTCGATTCTGGTGATGAAAAACTGCGGACCAAAGGGTTATCCGGGCATGGCTGAAGTCGGCAACATGGGTTTGCCGGCCAAGCTGCTGGCCCAGGGCGTGACCGACATGGTGCGGATTTCCGACGCGCGCATGAGCGGCACGGCGTATGGCACCGTTGTGCTGCACGTTGCACCGGAAGCCGCGGCAGGCGGGCCTTTGGCGGTGGTGAAGGAAGGCGACTTTATTGAGCTCGACTGCGCCAACGGGCGGCTGCACCTGGACATTCCGGATGCTGAACTCGCGGCGCGGATGGCCGATCTGCAACCACCGCCGCAGTTGATCGTCGGTGGTTATCGTCAGCTGTACATCGACCATGTGCTGCAGGCGGATCAGGGCTGCGACTTTGACTTCCTCGTCGGCTGCCGCGGCTCCGAAGTCCCGCGCCATTCTCACTAA
- a CDS encoding FadR/GntR family transcriptional regulator — protein sequence MDYRKPSDRKSMHSRIVQELGMQIVSGRFKPDDKLPAEALLCEEYAVSRPVLREATRVLVAKGLVYSRPRVGTVVKARKEWHMLDPDVLHWLMQSSPQNEFFSLLTSVRSIIEPAAAALAAQYATDADIASIGEAYQRMEAAPTPEALLQPDLDFHSRIADATHNDLLANLCNMLSVAIAEALKHSNQRPNLHELALPRHKAILTAIENRDALGARHATLVQLDDARSALNVVLGTDPTNQH from the coding sequence ATGGATTACCGCAAACCCTCCGACCGCAAAAGCATGCACTCGCGCATTGTCCAGGAACTGGGCATGCAGATCGTCTCCGGACGCTTCAAGCCCGACGACAAACTGCCCGCCGAAGCCCTGTTGTGCGAAGAGTACGCGGTCAGTCGTCCGGTATTGCGCGAAGCCACCCGGGTGTTGGTCGCCAAGGGCCTGGTGTATTCCCGTCCGCGGGTCGGCACGGTGGTCAAGGCGCGCAAGGAATGGCACATGCTCGATCCGGATGTGCTGCACTGGCTGATGCAAAGCAGCCCGCAAAATGAATTTTTCAGCCTGCTAACCAGCGTGCGCAGCATCATCGAACCGGCCGCTGCAGCCCTCGCCGCGCAATACGCTACCGACGCGGACATCGCCTCCATCGGCGAAGCCTACCAACGGATGGAAGCTGCACCGACGCCCGAAGCGCTGTTGCAGCCGGACCTGGACTTCCACAGTCGCATCGCCGATGCGACCCACAACGACTTGCTGGCCAACCTGTGCAACATGTTGTCGGTGGCGATTGCCGAAGCGTTGAAGCATTCCAACCAGCGACCGAACCTGCATGAACTGGCGTTGCCAAGGCACAAGGCGATTCTGACCGCTATCGAGAATCGTGATGCGCTGGGTGCGCGGCATGCGACGCTGGTGCAGCTCGATGATGCACGCAGTGCTTTGAATGTCGTGCTTGGCACAGATCCTACAAACCAGCACTGA